The following coding sequences are from one Pararge aegeria chromosome 13, ilParAegt1.1, whole genome shotgun sequence window:
- the LOC120628661 gene encoding tyrosine-protein phosphatase non-receptor type 4 isoform X1, whose protein sequence is MIESVSRRAFSSSSGTYNVRASELARERKLNIFNVTIVFLDETQHSFQIEKKAKGSGLLELVFQHLELIEKDYFGLQFTENGSPPNSTNTEITRWLDSGKSVKKQVGVNAQFWLAVRFYPPEPCRLAEEFTRYLLCLQLRKLLLDGRMSAPKNTALLLASFTVQAEIGDYNATEHQPNYLSELCLIPKQTAEDERRIRELHKLHRGQSPADAEANFLEHAKRLDCYGVESHPAKDYHGKDIFIGVTSIGIVVFQNSTRVNTFSWSKIVKISFKKKQFFIQLKREPSESYDTVLGFNMRSGRAAKALWRCSVERHGFFRLRAPRRRHLLESFGAFAGVTAPTVARTETQALEDARRSRSSNRSFVRYSRSSSRTRDRSAGASPALSCVTNAARGARVTAHEEPPPRAAWGDAARDNEDSDGGFLERALRVPFPYVDESESESAPEQAEDDTEGVEGAVYVHLSAGPDGRFGFNVRGGGNGVPVLVSRVAPRTRVHLQEGDQVISINGKDVDEMTHEQVVQMIRNTKGVLTLLVKPNAVYEPETGPEEPAVCFVPLEPLEQLEGDPLEQSMLLLGDGLASGAALKQYETLLRRLSEECSSVAKLPQNINKNRYRDIAPYDSTRVILKNSPTGDYINASYINMDIPNSELVLTYIATQGPLASTVGDFWQMVWECESSLVVMLTVLAERGRAKCHQYWPKVGTTPLKATNTLTVLTNSEQNLGHYTRREMSLKESSSGATRNVTQLQYTAWPDHGVPEDSTAFIEFTQLCSQLRNHRAAIPTVVEELVAEEERVLEPPMIVHCSAGVGRTGALILAETALELLARRQPLYPLDLVRNMRTQRPMCIQNASQYKFVCESIQAAYSQGISTLEKSTN, encoded by the exons TGGATTGCAATTCACAGAAAATGGTTCTCCTCCAAATTCTACTAACACTGAGATTACG CGTTGGCTTGACAGTGGGAAATCAGTTAAGAAGCAAGTTGGCGTTAACGCACAATTCTGGTTAGCAGTGCGTTTCTATCCACCCGAACCTTGCCGCCTTGCCGAGGAGTTTACGAGATACCTTCTATGTTTGCAACTGAGGAAACTGTTATTGGATGGTAGAATGTCAGCTCCGAAGAATACGGCTTTGTTACTTGCATCTTTTACTGTACAAG CTGAAATAGGAGACTACAACGCAACGGAGCACCAACCGAATTACCTATCAGAGTTATGTTTGATACCCAAGCAAACGGCTGAAGATGAGAGACGCATAAGGGAATTGCATAAGCTACATCGAGGGCAATCCCCCGCGGACGCGGAGGCGAACTTTCTAGAACATGCGAAGAGATTGGATTGTTATGGTGTCGAATCGCATCCCGCGAAG GACTACCACGGAAAGGACATATTCATTGGCGTCACGTCAATCGGTATCGTCGTATTCCAGAACAGCACCCGAGTGAACACATTCTCTTGGAGCAAAATCGTCAAGATCTCCTTCAAGAAGAAACAGTTCTTTATACAGCTCAAACGTGAACCT TCGGAATCCTACGACACGGTGCTTGGTTTCAACATGCGTTCGGGGCGAGCGGCAAAGGCACTGTGGCGTTGCAGTGTGGAACGGCACGGATTCTTCCGCCTCAG GGCGCCGCGACGCCGACATTTGTTGGAGAGCTTCGGTGCTTTTGCCGGGGTCACTGCTCCAACCGTAGCCCGCACTGAGACCCAGGCTCTGGAAGATGCGAGACGGTCCAGGTCTAGCAACAGGAGTTTTGTGAGGTACtc ACGCAGCAGTTCCCGTACAAGAGACAGATCGGCCGGTGCTTCTCCGGCGTTGTCATGTGTCACTAACGCAGCCCGCGGAGCTAGAGTCACCGCGCATGAAGAGCCTCCACCTAGAGCCGCGTGGGGCGACGCCGCGAGAGACAACGAAGA CAGCGACGGTGGTTTCCTCGAGCGCGCTCTACGCGTTCCATTCCCGTACGTAGATGAATCGGAATCGGAATCTGCGCCGGAACAGGCAGAAGATGATACGGAAGGTGTCGAGGGGGCGGTGTACGTCCATTTGTCCGCCGGACCGGATGGCAGATTCGGATTCAACGTCCGGGGCGGTGGAAACGGCGTTCCGGTTTTGGTTTCGAGGGTCGCACCGAGAACGAGAGTTCATTTACAAGAGGGTGATCAG GTAATATCGATAAACGGCAAAGACGTAGACGAAATGACACACGAGCAAGTTGTACAAATGATAAGAAACACGAAAGGAGTTCTAACATTATTAGTAAAACCAAACG CTGTATACGAACCGGAAACCGGTCCTGAAGAGCCAGCAGTATGCTTCGTACCTCTAGAACCATTAGAGCAATTGGAAGGTGACCCCTTAGAACAATCCATGCTCCTATTAGGAGACGGTTTGGCCAGCGGGGCGGCTTTGAAGCAGTACGAGACTTTGTTGAGAAGATTGTCAGAAGAGTGTTCTTCAGTCGCAAAACTTCCACAGAACATCAACAAGAATCGATATAGGGATATTGCTCCGT ATGATTCAACGCGGGTTATATTGAAAAACAGTCCAACCGGTGATTACATCAACGCTTCGTACATCAACATGGATATACCAAATTCCGAGTTGGTCCTAACGTACATTGCTACTCAAG gtCCTCTAGCATCAACAGTTGGTGACTTCTGGCAAATGGTATGGGAATGCGAGAGCAGTTTAGTTGTGATGTTGACGGTTTTGGCCGAGAGAGGGCGGGCCAAGTGCCACCAATATTGGCCCAAGGTTGGCACCACGCCATTGAAGGCAACCAACACATTGACCGTCCTTACGAATAGTGAGCAGAACTTAGGACATTATACACGAAGGGAAATGAGCTTAAAG GAAAGCAGTAGTGGAGCTACTCGCAACGTGACCCAGTTGCAGTACACCGCGTGGCCGGACCACGGGGTTCCAGAAGATTCCACCGCCTTCATCGAATTCACGCAACTTTGTTCGCAACTTAGAAACCATCGAGCAG cCATTCCAACAGTAGTCGAAGAGCTAGTCGCGGAAGAAGAGCGAGTGCTTGAACCGCCGATGATAGTCCACTGTTCTGCCGGAGTTGGTCGTACTGGGGCTCTTATACTAGCTGAGACAGCACTGGAATTGCTCGCAAGAAGACAGCCTCTATACCCCCTAGATTTAGTTCGGAACATGCGGACTCAAAGGCCTATGTGTATACAAAACGCT AGTCAATACAAGTTCGTATGCGAAAGTATCCAGGCGGCGTACTCTCAAGGCATTAGCACTTTAGAAAAATCGACGAACTGA
- the LOC120628661 gene encoding tyrosine-protein phosphatase non-receptor type 4 isoform X2, whose amino-acid sequence MIESVSRRAFSSSSGTYNVRASELARERKLNIFNVTIVFLDETQHSFQIEKKAKGSGLLELVFQHLELIEKDYFGLQFTENGSPPNSTNTEITRWLDSGKSVKKQVGVNAQFWLAVRFYPPEPCRLAEEFTRYLLCLQLRKLLLDGRMSAPKNTALLLASFTVQAEIGDYNATEHQPNYLSELCLIPKQTAEDERRIRELHKLHRGQSPADAEANFLEHAKRLDCYGVESHPAKDYHGKDIFIGVTSIGIVVFQNSTRVNTFSWSKIVKISFKKKQFFIQLKREPSESYDTVLGFNMRSGRAAKALWRCSVERHGFFRLRAPRRRHLLESFGAFAGVTAPTVARTETQALEDARRSRSSNRSFVRRSSSRTRDRSAGASPALSCVTNAARGARVTAHEEPPPRAAWGDAARDNEDSDGGFLERALRVPFPYVDESESESAPEQAEDDTEGVEGAVYVHLSAGPDGRFGFNVRGGGNGVPVLVSRVAPRTRVHLQEGDQVISINGKDVDEMTHEQVVQMIRNTKGVLTLLVKPNAVYEPETGPEEPAVCFVPLEPLEQLEGDPLEQSMLLLGDGLASGAALKQYETLLRRLSEECSSVAKLPQNINKNRYRDIAPYDSTRVILKNSPTGDYINASYINMDIPNSELVLTYIATQGPLASTVGDFWQMVWECESSLVVMLTVLAERGRAKCHQYWPKVGTTPLKATNTLTVLTNSEQNLGHYTRREMSLKESSSGATRNVTQLQYTAWPDHGVPEDSTAFIEFTQLCSQLRNHRAAIPTVVEELVAEEERVLEPPMIVHCSAGVGRTGALILAETALELLARRQPLYPLDLVRNMRTQRPMCIQNASQYKFVCESIQAAYSQGISTLEKSTN is encoded by the exons TGGATTGCAATTCACAGAAAATGGTTCTCCTCCAAATTCTACTAACACTGAGATTACG CGTTGGCTTGACAGTGGGAAATCAGTTAAGAAGCAAGTTGGCGTTAACGCACAATTCTGGTTAGCAGTGCGTTTCTATCCACCCGAACCTTGCCGCCTTGCCGAGGAGTTTACGAGATACCTTCTATGTTTGCAACTGAGGAAACTGTTATTGGATGGTAGAATGTCAGCTCCGAAGAATACGGCTTTGTTACTTGCATCTTTTACTGTACAAG CTGAAATAGGAGACTACAACGCAACGGAGCACCAACCGAATTACCTATCAGAGTTATGTTTGATACCCAAGCAAACGGCTGAAGATGAGAGACGCATAAGGGAATTGCATAAGCTACATCGAGGGCAATCCCCCGCGGACGCGGAGGCGAACTTTCTAGAACATGCGAAGAGATTGGATTGTTATGGTGTCGAATCGCATCCCGCGAAG GACTACCACGGAAAGGACATATTCATTGGCGTCACGTCAATCGGTATCGTCGTATTCCAGAACAGCACCCGAGTGAACACATTCTCTTGGAGCAAAATCGTCAAGATCTCCTTCAAGAAGAAACAGTTCTTTATACAGCTCAAACGTGAACCT TCGGAATCCTACGACACGGTGCTTGGTTTCAACATGCGTTCGGGGCGAGCGGCAAAGGCACTGTGGCGTTGCAGTGTGGAACGGCACGGATTCTTCCGCCTCAG GGCGCCGCGACGCCGACATTTGTTGGAGAGCTTCGGTGCTTTTGCCGGGGTCACTGCTCCAACCGTAGCCCGCACTGAGACCCAGGCTCTGGAAGATGCGAGACGGTCCAGGTCTAGCAACAGGAGTTTTGTGAG ACGCAGCAGTTCCCGTACAAGAGACAGATCGGCCGGTGCTTCTCCGGCGTTGTCATGTGTCACTAACGCAGCCCGCGGAGCTAGAGTCACCGCGCATGAAGAGCCTCCACCTAGAGCCGCGTGGGGCGACGCCGCGAGAGACAACGAAGA CAGCGACGGTGGTTTCCTCGAGCGCGCTCTACGCGTTCCATTCCCGTACGTAGATGAATCGGAATCGGAATCTGCGCCGGAACAGGCAGAAGATGATACGGAAGGTGTCGAGGGGGCGGTGTACGTCCATTTGTCCGCCGGACCGGATGGCAGATTCGGATTCAACGTCCGGGGCGGTGGAAACGGCGTTCCGGTTTTGGTTTCGAGGGTCGCACCGAGAACGAGAGTTCATTTACAAGAGGGTGATCAG GTAATATCGATAAACGGCAAAGACGTAGACGAAATGACACACGAGCAAGTTGTACAAATGATAAGAAACACGAAAGGAGTTCTAACATTATTAGTAAAACCAAACG CTGTATACGAACCGGAAACCGGTCCTGAAGAGCCAGCAGTATGCTTCGTACCTCTAGAACCATTAGAGCAATTGGAAGGTGACCCCTTAGAACAATCCATGCTCCTATTAGGAGACGGTTTGGCCAGCGGGGCGGCTTTGAAGCAGTACGAGACTTTGTTGAGAAGATTGTCAGAAGAGTGTTCTTCAGTCGCAAAACTTCCACAGAACATCAACAAGAATCGATATAGGGATATTGCTCCGT ATGATTCAACGCGGGTTATATTGAAAAACAGTCCAACCGGTGATTACATCAACGCTTCGTACATCAACATGGATATACCAAATTCCGAGTTGGTCCTAACGTACATTGCTACTCAAG gtCCTCTAGCATCAACAGTTGGTGACTTCTGGCAAATGGTATGGGAATGCGAGAGCAGTTTAGTTGTGATGTTGACGGTTTTGGCCGAGAGAGGGCGGGCCAAGTGCCACCAATATTGGCCCAAGGTTGGCACCACGCCATTGAAGGCAACCAACACATTGACCGTCCTTACGAATAGTGAGCAGAACTTAGGACATTATACACGAAGGGAAATGAGCTTAAAG GAAAGCAGTAGTGGAGCTACTCGCAACGTGACCCAGTTGCAGTACACCGCGTGGCCGGACCACGGGGTTCCAGAAGATTCCACCGCCTTCATCGAATTCACGCAACTTTGTTCGCAACTTAGAAACCATCGAGCAG cCATTCCAACAGTAGTCGAAGAGCTAGTCGCGGAAGAAGAGCGAGTGCTTGAACCGCCGATGATAGTCCACTGTTCTGCCGGAGTTGGTCGTACTGGGGCTCTTATACTAGCTGAGACAGCACTGGAATTGCTCGCAAGAAGACAGCCTCTATACCCCCTAGATTTAGTTCGGAACATGCGGACTCAAAGGCCTATGTGTATACAAAACGCT AGTCAATACAAGTTCGTATGCGAAAGTATCCAGGCGGCGTACTCTCAAGGCATTAGCACTTTAGAAAAATCGACGAACTGA